The nucleotide window CTAATCTTCGCCACGGGCCCCTTGACCGGGACAACCGCCCCAACCGGCGGTAGGTACATGGTGGTTACAAAGTCTCCACTAACTGGTTTTATAGCCTCAAGTAATTCTGGTGGCTTCTTTGGGCCAGAACTTAAAGCTGCTGGTTATGACTTCTTGATTATTGAAGGAAAGGCAGACCATCCAGTTTACATTAGCATAAAGGACGATGACGTGGAAATTAAAGACGCTTCCCACCTTTGGGGCAAGAGAGTTAGCGAAACAACTGACAAGCTCCTTGAAGAGTTCGGAGACAAGAAAGCGAGGGTTGCATGTATAGGCCCAGCTGGAGAGAAACTGGTAAGGTTTGCCAGCATAATGAACGATAAACACAGGGCTGCTGGTAGGAGTGGCGTTGGTGCTGTGATGGGAAGCAAGAACTTGAAGGCTGTTGTCGTTAGAGGAACAAAGAAAGTAGAAGTAGCGGACAAAGAAAAGTTCATGAGCGTCGTTAAGGAGAAAATAAAGAAGATAAAGGAGAACCCAACTACCGGTGGAGGGCTTCCAAACTATGGTACGGCCGTCTTGGTGAACATAATAAACGAAAACGGTCTTTGTCCAACAAACAACTTCCAGACGGGAGTGTTCCCATATGCATATGAGCAAAGCGGTGAAGCCTTAGCCGCTAAATACCTAGTAAGAAACCAGGCCTGCTTTGCATGTCCAATTGGGTGTGGAAGAGTCACATATCACCCTGCGGTAGGGGTTACGGAAGGCCCTGAATACGAGAGCATATGGGCTTTTGGAGCCGACTGTGGCATAAACGACCTGGCAAGCATAGTTATAGCGAACCACCTCTGTGATGAGCTGGGCCTTGACACTATTTCAACGGGAACAACAATTGCGGCGGCAATGGAGCTTTATGAGAAGGGCATTATAAAGCAGGAAGAGCTTGGAGATGCACCTCCACTGAGGTTTGGCAACACTGAGACCCTTCATTACTACATTGAGAAAATTGCAAAGAGGGAAGGCTTTGGTGACAAACTGGCTGAAGGAAGCTACCGCTTGGCTGAAAGTTATGGGCATCCAGAGTACTCAATGAGCGTTAAGAAGCAGGAGCTTCCAGCTTACGACCCGAGAGGTGCAGAAGGACATGGAATTAACTATGCAACCTCCAACAGAGGTGGATGTCACGTTAGGGGTTATATGATCAGCCCAGAAATCCTTGGTGTGCCCGTGAAGCTCGATCCACACGACGTAAGTGAAGAGAAAGCCAAGTGGGTTAAGATATTCCAAGACCTCACTGCAGTGATCGACTCTGCTGGGCTGTGTCTCTTCACGAGCTTCGCCCTAGGTGCGGAAGACTATGCAGACCTGCTCAATGCTGCCACCGGCTTTGACTTCACGGCTGATGAGTGGCTCAAGGCAGGAGAGAGAGTATGGAACATCGAGAGAATCTTCAACCTTAAAGCCGGCTTAATCCCAGAAAAAGACGATACCCTACCCAAGAGGTTCTTAGAAGAGCCGATGCCAGAAGGACCGAACAAAGGACACGTAGTGAGACTCCACGAGCTCCTTCCAAAATACTACAAGGCCAGAGGCTGGGACGAGAAGGGATACCCAACCGAGGAGAAGCTCAAGGAGCTTGGTCTGGATAAGTATTATTAATTTTTCTCTTCTCCATTTATTTTGGGTGAGGAAAATGGTCAAGGTAAAGGTTTTTGCTACACTCAGGAACATTGTTGGAAAGAACGAGCTCGAAGTTCAAGCCGATACTGTAGGAGAGCTTTTGGAAAAGCTCTACAGCGAATATCCCGAAATGAAAAAAGAGCTCGAAAAGGGGGTTATTATCTTGGTTAATGGAAAGAACATTGAACATCTTGAGAAGCTTGATACCAAACTCAAGGACGGGGATGTGGTGAGCATATTCCCACCAGTGGGAGGCGGTTAAATGCACGAATTTCATTGGGACAATGCAAAAATTCTCCTCCCCAAAGCCCCGGATATGAAGTACCTCTACATTGAAATAACAAACCGCTGTAATCTAAGATGTGAGATGTGTTTTAAGCAGTATTGGGAAGATGAAGAGGGGGATATGGATTATGACCTATTCTTAAAAATTCTGGATGATGCAAAGGAGTTTCCTGACTTAAAGATGATCTATTTTGGGGGTATTGGCGAGCCTCTTGTGCATCCCCGTTTTATGGATATGGTGAGGGAGGTAAAAAAGAGAGGATATGCGGTGGGTATTTCAACAAACGGCTTTCTTCTTACGGATGAGCTGATTAAGGAGCTCGTGAAGCTCAGGGTCGATTTGATTTACATTTCACTTGACGCAATCCCCACGCAACCAACAAGATTGGGGCATATAATGCCCAGCGTTACAGTTGAACGGCTCAAAAAGTTCGCGGAGATGAAGAAACGGGAAAACACAGAAATTCCGCACGTTGGAGTTGAAGTGGTTTTGACAAAAGAGAACTACATCCAGATGGCCGAGCTGGTGAGGTATCTCTCCAGGTTTAACGTAGATGCCCTGCTTTTCTCAAACTTAATGCCAATTACAGCGGAGCATGCGGAGATGGTAATTTATGACGGAAGCGTTGACATAGACAAGGCGCTTTCCAAGCTTTATCTACAAACATACCGCGGATTTCCAGTTAAAATTGCGGAATTTAAGCTCAGGACTGAAAGACACTGTGACTTTGTCGAAAACAATGTCGCCGTGGTTAGGTGGGACGGAGAAGTTGTGCCGTGTTATCGCTTCCTTCACACATATCCAGAGTACATTTTTGGAAGGCAGAAAAGAGTGGAACCTTACTCCTTTGGCAATGTAAAAGAAAAATCCCTGAAAGAGATATGGACAAGCAGGGAATACACGTGGTTTAGGTTTAGTGTTAGAAACTCTCTCTATCCTTCCTGCACGGATTGTCCCGTTGTCGATGCGTGTGACTATGCCAAGGGCTCAAAAATGGACTGCTGGGGAAACATGCCAAGCTGCGGGGACTGTTTGTGGGCGAGAAGAATAGTTCTCTGCCCAGTTCCAAGAGAAGAACATGGAAAGTTCTGGTGATATTTCATTCAGCACCATAAGATTTTTGAAAATTCAGTGGCAATGTCCTCTTTTTATTTCATTGAAGCTGCTATTGCAGTTAGTTCCTGAGCGTTCTAGAACCGTTGTTCCAATGATGAGGGGAAGAGCTATGTACGCTGCCAACTCCCCAAAACTCTCATACCAAAGCACTAAGAATCAATGAGACGAATGGATGCAACTTCAATAATAAAATATGAGGATAAATATAGCTTATAATCAACTGGCTGCCGCTTGAATAGTGCTAACCTCCAAGATTTCTCCCCCTTAGCTCAATCGGCCATTACATTTGCAATTACTTCCACGATTCTCGCCCCATTCCTCATATCAACCTTGATAATCCTCTTAACTTTTCCGTTTTTGTGTCCAACAAGGTAACTGGTAGCGTTGTTTGTTATACATGAGTGGTTTGGTATGATGTTTATCCTGCTCCCGACCTTCACATCGGGTTCATTACTTATGTCTACTTCACCGACTTCCTCAGATAAGCCGAAGATTACGGCGTTAGGATGCTCAACTATGTGGCCAAATCCCTTAACGACTTCAATTCCATGAGCGCCTTTGTCCAACCCAAGGTACTTGCTACCGGCATTTATTATTGCAATCTTTCCTCCAGAGTGCTGTGGTATTGAAAGTACTGTAGCCAAGACCGTTAGGGCACAGTCTTCTAATGTTGCAGAACCGAACACCATTGCCTGTAATCTATCGTAGTAAATATAGTTGCCGGGGAATAAGTGCGTGTATATAGGTTCTTCCACGTCAAACCTCAACGTTGGAGTGGAACCGGTACCAACAATTTCAGGCTCGAATCCAGCACTCCTTAAAGAGTTAACCACACCTTCGATTTTTCTTGCAACATCCTTCGCAATGTTTTCCACTTCCTTGGGGTTGCTGGAGCCATAAACGTGTCCGGGGTGTGTTGCTACTCCTGCGAAGTTTAAGTTCTTATATCTCTCCAGAGACTTCACGAAGTCTACAACTTTCTCCGGGCTTACTCCGAATCTATGCAATCCAACATCAACCTTGACAACGTAGTCCAAGCTGATACCGTATTTTTTGAGTTGTTCATCTAAAAACTTTGCATTTTCCTTATTGTCAATCCTAAGTATAACGCGAGTGCCACTCTCAGCAATCCTCACAACGCGTTTAAGGTTTACTTCATCAGCTACGGGATATGCGAGCATTAAAGCCTTAGCCAGCCCGCTCTCTGCAAGAACCTCCGCCTCATCTATTGTCCCACACAAGAACCCGTCGGATCCATGATCTTTTTGAAGCCTTGCAATGTACGTGGACTTGTGGGTTTTTATCATTGGCCAAAGTTTCTTGTTGTTTTTGCGGGCCTGATCTGCAACGTTTTTAATATTTTTCTCCAGCTTTTCTAAATCCACAAGAACGGCGGGTGTTGGCAGGTCGAGTATAGACACCATTTTTACCACCACGTAAGTTTATCTCCTCTTAACTAGAACACACCAAAGCATTTAAGTGTTAGACCCGGACGCTGGAAAAGTTAAACATAAAACCGTCACGTAGCACTAATCCTTCTCTTTTTAACACCTTTTGTTTAAAACGCAACCCTTTATAAACAGTACCTGTTTAGACTTTTTAGAGGGGATAGGATATGCACGAATGGGCACTCGCTGATGGGATAGTTAGAACTGCAATTGAATTCGCGAGGCAGCACGGAAAAGAAAAAGTACTGGGCATGAGGATCATCCTTGGAGAACTGCAGGATGTCAATCCGGAAGTACTCGAGTTTGCCATCAACGAAATAAAGAAGGGAACCATTGCAGAGGACGCAGAGGTTGAGTTCGTTATTGAGGAGGCAGAATTCAGGTGCAGAAACTGCGGAAACGAATGGAAGCTTAAAGAAGTCAAGGACGGCTTTGACGAGAGAATAAGGGAAGACATTCATTTCATTCCTGAAGTAGTCCATGCTTTCCTCGCCTGCCCGAAATGCGGTAGCAGGGACTTCGAGGTCACAAAAGGCAGGGGAGTTTACCTCGCGGCAATAAAGGTAGAGGGTGATGAGGAGTGATCGACCCAAGGATAAAAGCCGTTGAGGCAAGGCTTGAGAACGTAAAGAGAATCATTCCCGTAGTGAGCGGCAAGGGAGGCGTGGGAAAATCAATGGTTTCCACAACTCTAGCATTAGTCCTTGCAAAGAAAGGGTATAAAGTTGGCCTTCTTGACCTTGACTTCCACGGGGCAAGTGACCACGTAATTCTCGGCTTTGAGCCCAAGGAGTTTCCGGAGGAAGACAAGGGTGTTGTTCCTCCAGAAGTGCACGGAATCAAGTTCATGAGCATAGTGTATTACTCTGAGGATAAGCCGACCCCGCTGAGAGGAATGGAGATAAGCGATGCCCTGATAGAGCTCTTGGCCATAACAAGATGGGATGAGCTTGATTTCCTCATAATTGACATGCCTCCGGGAATGGGAGACCAGTTCCTGGATGTGCTCAGGTTCCTCAAGAGGGGTGAGTTCCTAGTTGTTGCAACTCCTTCGAAGCTTGCTGTCAACGTTGTTATGAAGCTTCTTGAGCTTCTGAAGGAACAGAACCTGAAGGTAATCGGCATAGTGGAGAACATGAAGCTCGATGAAGAAAAGGAGATCGAAAACCTCGCCAAAGAGTTCGGTGTGCCCTACCTTGCCGGCGTCCCGCTCTACAGAGACCTCGATGAAAAGATAGGCAACGTGGAAGAGCTGTTGAAGACAGAATTTGCCAGGAAGATCGAAGAAGTTGCAGATTCCCTTTAATCTCAATTTTTGGTGATAGCTATGGAGGAGTTTCTTGAAGGGGCAACGAAGGTTGTTGTGTGTGGCATCGGGAAC belongs to Thermococcus bergensis and includes:
- a CDS encoding Mrp/NBP35 family ATP-binding protein, which produces MIDPRIKAVEARLENVKRIIPVVSGKGGVGKSMVSTTLALVLAKKGYKVGLLDLDFHGASDHVILGFEPKEFPEEDKGVVPPEVHGIKFMSIVYYSEDKPTPLRGMEISDALIELLAITRWDELDFLIIDMPPGMGDQFLDVLRFLKRGEFLVVATPSKLAVNVVMKLLELLKEQNLKVIGIVENMKLDEEKEIENLAKEFGVPYLAGVPLYRDLDEKIGNVEELLKTEFARKIEEVADSL
- a CDS encoding ubiquitin-like small modifier protein 1, yielding MVKVKVFATLRNIVGKNELEVQADTVGELLEKLYSEYPEMKKELEKGVIILVNGKNIEHLEKLDTKLKDGDVVSIFPPVGGG
- a CDS encoding tungsten cofactor oxidoreductase radical SAM maturase; this encodes MHEFHWDNAKILLPKAPDMKYLYIEITNRCNLRCEMCFKQYWEDEEGDMDYDLFLKILDDAKEFPDLKMIYFGGIGEPLVHPRFMDMVREVKKRGYAVGISTNGFLLTDELIKELVKLRVDLIYISLDAIPTQPTRLGHIMPSVTVERLKKFAEMKKRENTEIPHVGVEVVLTKENYIQMAELVRYLSRFNVDALLFSNLMPITAEHAEMVIYDGSVDIDKALSKLYLQTYRGFPVKIAEFKLRTERHCDFVENNVAVVRWDGEVVPCYRFLHTYPEYIFGRQKRVEPYSFGNVKEKSLKEIWTSREYTWFRFSVRNSLYPSCTDCPVVDACDYAKGSKMDCWGNMPSCGDCLWARRIVLCPVPREEHGKFW
- a CDS encoding alanine racemase, giving the protein MVSILDLPTPAVLVDLEKLEKNIKNVADQARKNNKKLWPMIKTHKSTYIARLQKDHGSDGFLCGTIDEAEVLAESGLAKALMLAYPVADEVNLKRVVRIAESGTRVILRIDNKENAKFLDEQLKKYGISLDYVVKVDVGLHRFGVSPEKVVDFVKSLERYKNLNFAGVATHPGHVYGSSNPKEVENIAKDVARKIEGVVNSLRSAGFEPEIVGTGSTPTLRFDVEEPIYTHLFPGNYIYYDRLQAMVFGSATLEDCALTVLATVLSIPQHSGGKIAIINAGSKYLGLDKGAHGIEVVKGFGHIVEHPNAVIFGLSEEVGEVDISNEPDVKVGSRINIIPNHSCITNNATSYLVGHKNGKVKRIIKVDMRNGARIVEVIANVMAD
- the hypA gene encoding hydrogenase nickel incorporation protein HypA, with the translated sequence MHEWALADGIVRTAIEFARQHGKEKVLGMRIILGELQDVNPEVLEFAINEIKKGTIAEDAEVEFVIEEAEFRCRNCGNEWKLKEVKDGFDERIREDIHFIPEVVHAFLACPKCGSRDFEVTKGRGVYLAAIKVEGDEE
- a CDS encoding aldehyde ferredoxin oxidoreductase family protein, which translates into the protein MFGYIGKILRVNLTTGEIKTEELKEEDAKNFIGGRGLATKILLEEIDPKIDPFSPENKLIFATGPLTGTTAPTGGRYMVVTKSPLTGFIASSNSGGFFGPELKAAGYDFLIIEGKADHPVYISIKDDDVEIKDASHLWGKRVSETTDKLLEEFGDKKARVACIGPAGEKLVRFASIMNDKHRAAGRSGVGAVMGSKNLKAVVVRGTKKVEVADKEKFMSVVKEKIKKIKENPTTGGGLPNYGTAVLVNIINENGLCPTNNFQTGVFPYAYEQSGEALAAKYLVRNQACFACPIGCGRVTYHPAVGVTEGPEYESIWAFGADCGINDLASIVIANHLCDELGLDTISTGTTIAAAMELYEKGIIKQEELGDAPPLRFGNTETLHYYIEKIAKREGFGDKLAEGSYRLAESYGHPEYSMSVKKQELPAYDPRGAEGHGINYATSNRGGCHVRGYMISPEILGVPVKLDPHDVSEEKAKWVKIFQDLTAVIDSAGLCLFTSFALGAEDYADLLNAATGFDFTADEWLKAGERVWNIERIFNLKAGLIPEKDDTLPKRFLEEPMPEGPNKGHVVRLHELLPKYYKARGWDEKGYPTEEKLKELGLDKYY